The following proteins come from a genomic window of Corallococcus sp. NCRR:
- the ruvX gene encoding Holliday junction resolvase RuvX: MRTFGLDYGTKTIGVAVSDGLGLTAQTVTTVRRTSLKGDLAELSRLVKEHEVTRFVLGLPLNMNGTEGPRAEASRKFAQVLESALGLPVELWDERLSTVAAQRTLLEADVRREKRREVIDQLAAQFILQGWLDAHRPKDQGYEDGYDDDYDPEG; this comes from the coding sequence ATGCGCACCTTCGGGCTCGACTACGGCACCAAGACCATCGGGGTGGCCGTCTCGGATGGACTGGGGCTCACCGCCCAGACGGTCACCACCGTGCGGCGCACGTCGCTCAAGGGGGACCTGGCGGAGCTGTCCCGGCTCGTGAAGGAACACGAGGTGACGCGCTTCGTCCTGGGGCTGCCCCTCAACATGAACGGCACGGAGGGGCCCCGCGCGGAGGCCTCGCGCAAGTTCGCGCAGGTGCTGGAGAGCGCCCTGGGACTGCCCGTGGAACTCTGGGACGAGCGGCTGTCCACCGTGGCCGCCCAGCGCACCCTGCTGGAGGCGGACGTGCGCCGGGAGAAGCGGCGGGAGGTCATCGACCAGCTCGCCGCGCAGTTCATCCTGCAGGGCTGGCTGGACGCGCACCGCCCCAAGGACCAGGGCTACGAAGACGGCTACGACGACGACTACGACCCGGAGGGCTGA